Proteins found in one Campylobacter canadensis genomic segment:
- the sucD gene encoding succinate--CoA ligase subunit alpha has translation MSILVNKNTKVIVQGFTGKEATFHAEQCIAYGTNIVGGVTPFKGGTTHLDRPVFDTVKDAVNKIGADTSLIFVPPFAVGDSIIEAADAGIKLAVVITEHTPVKDMMFAKQYANKKGMKIIGPNCPGIITAEECKLGIMPGFIFKKGNVGVISKSGTLTYEAANQVVLAGYGITTAVGIGGDPIIGLAYKELLAEFEKDNDTKAIVMIGEIGGSLEVEAAKFIKENIKKPVVAFIAGATAPKGKRMGHAGAIVGSADESAAAKKEALKSYGIYVVDSPADIGNEIKKLLK, from the coding sequence ATGAGTATATTAGTAAATAAAAATACAAAAGTAATAGTTCAAGGTTTTACAGGTAAAGAAGCGACTTTTCACGCTGAACAATGTATTGCTTATGGCACAAATATAGTTGGCGGTGTTACTCCTTTTAAAGGTGGTACAACCCATCTTGATAGACCTGTATTTGATACTGTAAAAGATGCAGTTAATAAAATTGGTGCTGATACGAGTTTGATTTTTGTTCCACCTTTTGCAGTTGGAGATAGTATCATTGAAGCTGCTGATGCAGGGATTAAACTTGCAGTTGTAATCACAGAGCATACTCCTGTAAAAGATATGATGTTTGCTAAGCAATATGCAAATAAAAAAGGTATGAAAATTATTGGTCCAAACTGCCCTGGAATTATTACAGCCGAAGAATGTAAATTAGGAATTATGCCTGGTTTTATCTTTAAAAAAGGTAATGTAGGAGTAATTTCAAAAAGCGGTACTTTAACTTATGAAGCAGCAAATCAAGTTGTTTTAGCAGGGTATGGAATTACCACTGCTGTTGGTATTGGTGGAGACCCTATTATCGGTCTTGCTTATAAAGAATTATTAGCAGAATTTGAAAAAGACAATGACACAAAAGCTATCGTAATGATAGGAGAAATTGGCGGTAGTTTAGAAGTAGAAGCGGCTAAATTTATTAAAGAAAATATTAAAAAACCTGTTGTGGCATTTATTGCTGGTGCAACCGCTCCTAAAGGCAAAAGAATGGGACATGCAGGTGCTATCGTTGGAAGTGCTGATGAGAGTGCTGCAGCTAAAAAAGAAGCTTTAAAAAGCTATGGAATTTATGTTGTAGATTCTCCAGCTGATATTGGAAACGAAATTAAAAAATTACTTAAATAA
- a CDS encoding 2-oxoglutarate ferredoxin oxidoreductase subunit beta, with the protein MAFNYDEYLRVDKMPTQWCWGCGDGVVLKCIIRAIAKMGWNMDDVCLISGIGCSGRMSSYVNCNTVHTTHGRALAYATGVKLANPTKHVIVVTGDGDTTAIGGNHFIHAARRNIDLTHIMINNFIYGLTNSQTSPTTPKGFYTVTAQYGNIDPNFDACELIKGAGATFIARGNVIDAVKLENMIYKAMQHEGYAFVDCFSNCHINLGRKNKMGEAVQTLEWIQNRVVDKAKFETLSDEEKQDKFPLGILHEDKTKPEYCKAYEEVRRAAQENRMVNLQSLGGVK; encoded by the coding sequence ATGGCTTTTAATTATGATGAATATCTAAGAGTAGATAAAATGCCTACTCAATGGTGCTGGGGATGTGGTGATGGTGTTGTATTAAAATGTATTATCCGTGCTATTGCAAAAATGGGTTGGAATATGGATGATGTATGTTTAATTAGCGGTATTGGCTGTAGTGGTAGAATGAGTTCTTATGTAAATTGCAATACAGTTCATACAACTCACGGTCGTGCTTTAGCTTATGCAACTGGTGTAAAATTAGCAAATCCTACAAAACATGTAATAGTTGTAACTGGAGATGGCGATACAACTGCAATTGGCGGAAACCATTTTATACACGCTGCAAGACGCAATATTGATTTAACTCATATTATGATTAATAACTTTATTTATGGTCTTACAAATTCACAAACTTCGCCAACAACTCCAAAAGGTTTTTATACAGTAACAGCACAATATGGAAATATTGACCCAAATTTTGACGCTTGTGAGTTAATAAAAGGTGCTGGAGCTACATTTATAGCTAGAGGAAATGTAATTGATGCAGTAAAATTAGAAAATATGATTTATAAGGCTATGCAGCATGAAGGTTATGCTTTTGTTGATTGCTTTAGCAATTGTCATATTAATCTAGGTAGAAAAAACAAAATGGGAGAAGCTGTTCAAACTCTAGAATGGATTCAAAATAGAGTAGTTGATAAAGCAAAATTTGAAACACTTAGCGATGAAGAAAAGCAAGATAAATTCCCGCTTGGAATTTTACACGAAGATAAAACAAAGCCAGAATACTGCAAAGCTTACGAAGAAGTTCGCCGTGCAGCACAAGAAAATAGAATGGTAAATTTACAATCTTTAGGAGGTGTAAAATGA
- the sucC gene encoding ADP-forming succinate--CoA ligase subunit beta, translated as MNIHEYQAKEIFAKFGVPTLKGKVAFSVEEAVNNAKELGGNVWAVKAQIHAGGRGLGGGVKIAKNLDEVKDYASKILGMNLVTHQTGPEGKLVRKLYIESGANIEKEYYLALLFNRMQEQITIIASSEGGMSIEEVAAKNPEKIAKVNIDPAVGFKMFHGVEVANKLGLNKDEAKKLISFIDKLYKLYLAKDANLVEINPLIRTKEGDFYALDAKMSFDDSSLYRNHDIAELKDETEENPAELEASNYGLSYVKLDGDVACMVNGAGLAMATMDIINYSGCKPANFLDVGGGASAETVAKAFEIILRDKNVKVIFINIFGGIVRCDRIANGVLEATKTTKVDIPVVVRLDGTNAKEAKEILDNSGIKNIHAASDFADGARLVKSLVK; from the coding sequence ATGAATATACACGAGTATCAAGCAAAAGAAATCTTTGCTAAATTTGGTGTACCAACCTTAAAAGGTAAGGTAGCTTTTAGTGTAGAAGAAGCGGTAAATAACGCTAAAGAATTAGGCGGGAATGTTTGGGCTGTAAAAGCTCAAATTCACGCAGGTGGTCGTGGTCTTGGCGGCGGTGTTAAAATTGCTAAGAATTTAGATGAAGTAAAAGATTATGCAAGTAAAATTCTAGGAATGAATCTAGTAACTCATCAAACAGGGCCTGAAGGAAAATTAGTTAGAAAATTATATATTGAAAGTGGTGCAAATATTGAAAAAGAATATTATTTAGCATTGCTTTTTAATAGAATGCAAGAGCAAATTACAATTATTGCTTCAAGTGAAGGCGGTATGAGTATTGAAGAAGTTGCAGCAAAAAATCCTGAAAAAATTGCTAAGGTAAATATTGACCCAGCAGTTGGTTTTAAAATGTTTCACGGAGTTGAAGTAGCAAACAAATTAGGCTTAAACAAAGATGAAGCTAAAAAACTTATTTCTTTTATAGACAAACTTTATAAACTTTATTTAGCAAAAGATGCAAATTTAGTTGAAATAAATCCTTTAATTAGAACAAAAGAAGGCGATTTTTATGCGCTTGATGCAAAAATGAGTTTTGATGATAGTTCTTTATATAGAAATCATGATATTGCAGAATTAAAAGATGAAACAGAAGAAAATCCAGCAGAGCTTGAAGCAAGTAATTATGGTTTAAGTTATGTAAAACTTGATGGCGATGTAGCTTGTATGGTAAATGGTGCTGGTTTAGCGATGGCAACTATGGATATTATTAATTATAGCGGCTGCAAACCTGCAAACTTCTTAGATGTTGGTGGTGGAGCAAGTGCTGAAACTGTTGCTAAAGCTTTTGAAATTATTTTAAGAGATAAAAATGTAAAAGTTATTTTTATTAATATCTTTGGTGGTATTGTTCGCTGCGATAGAATTGCAAATGGGGTTTTAGAAGCAACTAAAACAACTAAAGTTGATATTCCTGTTGTTGTAAGACTTGATGGAACCAATGCAAAAGAAGCAAAAGAAATTTTAGATAATTCAGGTATTAAAAATATCCACGCAGCAAGTGATTTTGCTGATGGTGCAAGACTTGTAAAAAGTTTGGTTAAATAA
- a CDS encoding DUF262 domain-containing protein codes for MNEIKFDLSDENPVSSNVASFSALASELELSIPDYQRPYVWEIKQTRMLLKDIENTKDGALLGSIILHKTENKADDGKTIYEVIDGQQRLTTIKLILMASLNNHNNLKELLEKYNNYLKDVSFFHKISQDNIKTNYEYIKNYLSNEDKASKFLEKLEKTQFIIVATTNADDAFIFFDNTNSKGKKIENYDLIKAFHLQAMQERHKDLQNANARYFESVINADKYNINDFLNKILNFTRKIIKQEHERTKWRSDDLIFDEFCKENLLGQSSCDYGIISDFANGVEFFDYFRKFYEILKIIRQTDFYQKLNHLDGTGYLQKALCMCMVVFMDRFKSGNFDKMMRFATRIIYANRLTYQSVRWESTMGSSEKIIKTIFLNNYESRIYEILDEIARECYLYEQIEIAKNPIDGGKRGDYKELCKDYLNEEFKKYGILGHFLGEQNGAN; via the coding sequence ATGAATGAGATTAAATTTGATTTAAGTGATGAAAATCCAGTAAGTTCTAATGTCGCAAGTTTTAGTGCTTTAGCGAGTGAATTAGAGCTTAGCATACCTGATTATCAACGCCCTTATGTATGGGAGATAAAGCAAACAAGAATGCTTTTAAAAGATATTGAAAATACTAAAGATGGAGCCTTGTTAGGCTCTATTATTTTGCATAAAACTGAAAATAAAGCAGATGATGGCAAAACAATTTATGAAGTAATAGACGGACAGCAAAGACTAACTACAATTAAGCTTATTTTAATGGCTTCTTTAAACAACCATAATAATTTAAAAGAACTTTTAGAAAAATATAATAACTATTTAAAAGATGTAAGCTTTTTTCATAAAATTTCTCAAGATAATATCAAGACTAATTACGAGTATATTAAAAACTATCTGAGCAATGAAGATAAGGCTAGTAAATTTTTAGAAAAGCTAGAAAAAACTCAATTTATAATAGTAGCTACAACAAATGCCGATGATGCTTTTATCTTTTTTGATAACACTAACTCAAAAGGCAAAAAGATAGAAAATTATGACCTTATAAAAGCCTTTCATTTACAAGCCATGCAAGAGCGTCATAAAGATTTGCAAAATGCTAATGCTAGATATTTTGAGAGCGTTATAAATGCCGATAAATACAATATTAATGATTTTTTAAATAAAATACTAAATTTTACTAGAAAAATCATAAAACAAGAGCACGAAAGAACTAAATGGCGGAGTGATGATTTGATATTTGATGAGTTTTGTAAAGAGAATTTATTAGGACAAAGTTCGTGTGATTATGGAATTATTAGCGATTTTGCAAATGGGGTTGAGTTTTTTGATTATTTTAGAAAATTTTATGAAATACTGAAAATTATAAGGCAAACAGATTTTTATCAAAAGCTAAATCATTTAGATGGGACAGGGTATTTACAAAAAGCCTTATGTATGTGTATGGTGGTATTTATGGATAGGTTTAAGAGTGGTAATTTTGATAAGATGATGAGATTTGCTACAAGGATTATTTATGCAAATAGACTTACCTATCAAAGTGTGCGATGGGAAAGCACTATGGGTAGTAGTGAAAAAATCATAAAAACTATATTTTTAAATAATTATGAGAGCAGAATTTACGAGATATTAGATGAAATAGCTAGGGAATGTTATTTGTATGAGCAAATTGAGATTGCAAAAAATCCAATCGATGGTGGAAAGCGTGGAGACTATAAAGAGCTATGTAAAGATTATTTAAATGAAGAATTTAAAAAATACGGAATTTTAGGTCATTTTTTAGGAGAACAAAATGGAGCAAATTAA
- a CDS encoding DUF262 domain-containing protein — protein sequence MEQIKTISQICKLGDILESEFNKIFIIPPYQRLYTWDKEQIKILLDDFKNCINDNSKTHFIGNVVVANNEDNFELVDGQQRLSTIFFLCVYMCFKNNKMQEAKGEFEKAYKFAFVNSEDKNSNNHKCRIRMPIREDDENAIWNYDFDRTNTNIKLAFDYFDEYFEDNELKSFCNFIFTNVRFNLVILGDQVELNKYFVRMNNTGVQLNGTDILKARLLKLISDNDKSEVTEYARIFDECSQMNYFSDFGFVNNSENNNMIGESQKIEKIIQGHKISKKEDKKKERAEFESIIDFPTFILHVFKILSKSSEKIFKEGTQISIKKDKFLENTWDKLNDNLNAEQVKKIIEALKEYRIIFDTFVIKRKADDDENVYKLWNRFSKNSNKNDDWHEVDNTTELKLIQNYLRVARRGDNTNYHHFLTHYLEFCKKRILESKTYLGTLQNKAEELKNYLKNLDTALAYKSLEEDSTNSLLDITDNFKNENKNYELKDNCFNFLNKGTNTLHYWFYRLEYYLLTDENFKKKHKDDIEKYRFRYVNSVEHVLAQNDVSGLAKQEENQEVLDNFGNLVLITDGENSGFSNKPFNEKQSQFDSYLKKGLVISLKLLDIYKNEEYQKDDKGNILNNKIWQKTQIEKHQNAMLGVLKDSFFNSQEQVKNN from the coding sequence ATGGAGCAAATTAAAACAATTTCACAGATTTGTAAATTGGGCGATATTTTAGAGAGTGAATTTAATAAAATATTTATAATTCCACCTTATCAAAGGCTTTATACTTGGGATAAAGAACAGATAAAAATTCTTTTAGATGATTTTAAGAATTGTATAAATGATAATAGCAAAACTCATTTTATAGGAAATGTTGTAGTGGCTAACAACGAAGATAATTTTGAGCTTGTAGATGGGCAACAAAGACTTAGCACGATATTTTTCTTATGTGTGTATATGTGCTTTAAAAATAACAAAATGCAAGAAGCAAAAGGAGAATTTGAAAAAGCTTATAAATTTGCTTTTGTAAATAGTGAGGATAAAAACTCTAATAACCATAAATGCAGAATCCGTATGCCTATTAGAGAAGATGATGAAAATGCCATTTGGAATTATGATTTTGACAGAACAAATACAAATATCAAATTAGCTTTTGATTATTTTGATGAGTATTTTGAAGATAATGAGCTAAAAAGTTTTTGCAATTTTATCTTTACTAATGTTAGGTTCAATCTAGTGATTTTAGGCGATCAAGTAGAGCTAAATAAATATTTCGTAAGGATGAATAATACAGGCGTTCAGCTTAATGGCACAGATATTTTAAAGGCAAGGTTATTAAAGCTAATAAGCGATAATGATAAAAGCGAAGTTACAGAATACGCTAGGATATTTGATGAATGTTCGCAGATGAATTATTTTTCAGATTTTGGTTTTGTAAATAATAGTGAGAACAACAACATGATAGGTGAGAGCCAAAAAATTGAAAAAATAATTCAAGGGCATAAAATAAGTAAAAAAGAAGATAAGAAAAAAGAACGAGCCGAGTTTGAGAGTATTATTGATTTTCCAACTTTTATTTTACATGTTTTTAAGATTTTATCAAAATCGTCTGAAAAAATTTTCAAAGAAGGAACACAAATATCAATAAAAAAAGATAAATTCCTTGAAAATACTTGGGATAAATTAAATGATAATTTGAACGCAGAACAAGTAAAAAAAATCATAGAAGCTTTAAAAGAATATAGAATAATCTTTGATACCTTTGTGATAAAAAGAAAAGCTGATGATGATGAAAATGTGTATAAGTTATGGAATAGATTTAGTAAGAATAGTAACAAAAACGATGATTGGCATGAAGTTGATAATACTACTGAATTAAAACTAATCCAAAACTATCTAAGAGTAGCAAGGCGTGGAGATAACACCAACTACCACCACTTTTTAACGCACTATTTAGAATTTTGTAAAAAACGAATTTTAGAAAGTAAAACTTATTTAGGAACATTGCAAAATAAAGCAGAAGAACTTAAAAATTATCTAAAAAATCTTGATACAGCTTTGGCTTATAAATCATTGGAAGAGGATAGCACAAACTCATTATTAGATATTACAGATAATTTTAAAAATGAAAATAAAAACTATGAATTAAAAGATAATTGCTTTAATTTTTTAAACAAAGGCACAAATACCCTACATTATTGGTTTTATCGCTTGGAATATTACTTATTAACTGATGAAAATTTTAAGAAAAAACATAAAGATGATATTGAAAAATATCGTTTTAGGTATGTTAATTCAGTTGAACATGTTTTAGCGCAAAATGATGTAAGTGGTTTGGCTAAGCAAGAAGAAAATCAAGAAGTGTTGGATAATTTTGGAAATCTAGTTTTGATAACTGATGGAGAAAATTCAGGATTTAGCAATAAGCCGTTTAATGAGAAACAATCACAATTTGATAGTTACTTAAAAAAAGGCTTAGTAATTAGCTTAAAACTTTTAGATATATATAAAAATGAAGAATATCAAAAAGATGATAAAGGCAACATCTTAAATAACAAAATTTGGCAAAAAACCCAAATTGAAAAACACCAAAATGCAATGTTAGGAGTCTTAAAAGATTCTTTTTTTAATTCACAAGAGCAAGTAAAAAATAACTAA
- a CDS encoding 2-oxoacid:acceptor oxidoreductase family protein — protein MKHQLRFGGEGGQGVITAGEILAAAWIEKGGYAIKASTYTSQVRGGPTKVDIILDDSEILFPYAVEGEISFMLSTAQKGYKGFKDGVCDGGIIVVEPNLVTPSEEDYKKYRIFEIPIISIAKDEVGNVATQSVVALAIAVYMSKCMDVNDVKEVMLSHVPAKTRDANAKAYDLGIAYAKKALGE, from the coding sequence ATGAAACATCAATTAAGATTTGGTGGAGAAGGCGGACAAGGCGTAATTACCGCTGGAGAAATTTTAGCTGCTGCTTGGATTGAAAAAGGCGGTTATGCTATAAAAGCTTCTACTTATACCTCACAAGTGCGTGGTGGTCCAACTAAGGTTGATATTATTTTAGATGATAGCGAAATTTTATTTCCTTATGCGGTTGAAGGTGAAATTAGCTTTATGCTTTCAACTGCACAAAAAGGTTATAAAGGTTTTAAAGATGGGGTGTGCGATGGCGGTATAATTGTTGTTGAACCAAATCTTGTAACACCTAGTGAAGAAGATTATAAAAAATATCGTATCTTTGAAATACCTATTATTAGTATTGCTAAAGATGAAGTTGGTAATGTTGCTACTCAATCAGTTGTAGCACTTGCAATTGCTGTTTATATGAGTAAATGTATGGATGTTAATGATGTAAAAGAAGTTATGTTAAGCCATGTTCCTGCAAAAACTCGTGATGCAAATGCTAAAGCTTATGATTTAGGCATTGCTTATGCTAAAAAGGCACTAGGCGAGTAA
- the recG gene encoding ATP-dependent DNA helicase RecG, protein MDEILAQLSCKNIVDLALLMPKRIENLNFASTYTLNANNCALVEILEQKFAFNKLYCNCYCKNWDLPCQITIFNAKPFHKALFAKGKEVIVYSKVSEYAGIAQFINPKILKNSGNINFIYSIKGVKDEVITKAKKEFINENILKEYKIPKRYIDILLAMCDEESALKYFESEELKHCLKYVELLVHLQELSKVYQNKNLNEKIKTQNIDSWIKTLPFKPTNDQINAINDIKQDLAKTSTKTRIVMGDVGSGKSLVMFAAALMCYPKKVLLMAPTSILATQLYNEAKRLLPGYVKIMLLQKSPSKSMIKQALECNFIIGTHSLLYQDFDDIALVMVDEQQRFSTKQREKLSKANYENIQPHYIEFSATPIPRTTALIHKNIFSYSFIKQMPFKKDIQTILMNVKDSNNLFLHMDEEIKKNNQIIIVYPLIEESKNSIYKPLESVQEFYINRFSNVYSTHGKDKNKEEIMKEFSQNGSVLLSTTIVEVGISLPRLSIIVIVAPERYGLSTLHQLRGRIGRNGVKSYCYLLSKNEFSNRLCEFANTLDGFEIAQIDLKNRKSGDLIEGQNQHGEQFKYFDEYSDRAIIEEVLANKL, encoded by the coding sequence ATGGATGAAATATTAGCTCAGCTATCTTGTAAAAATATTGTTGATTTAGCACTTTTAATGCCTAAAAGGATTGAGAATTTAAATTTCGCATCAACATATACTTTAAATGCAAATAATTGTGCCTTAGTTGAGATTTTAGAGCAAAAATTTGCCTTTAATAAACTTTATTGCAATTGTTATTGTAAAAACTGGGATTTACCATGCCAAATAACTATTTTTAACGCAAAACCCTTTCACAAGGCATTATTTGCAAAAGGCAAGGAAGTTATTGTTTATTCAAAGGTAAGTGAATATGCAGGAATAGCCCAATTTATAAATCCAAAAATTTTAAAAAATAGCGGAAATATTAATTTTATTTACTCAATTAAGGGCGTAAAAGATGAGGTAATTACAAAGGCAAAAAAAGAATTTATAAATGAAAATATCTTAAAAGAATATAAAATTCCAAAAAGATATATTGATATTTTACTTGCTATGTGTGATGAAGAAAGTGCTTTAAAATATTTTGAAAGTGAAGAATTAAAACATTGTTTAAAATATGTAGAATTGCTTGTTCATTTGCAAGAATTAAGCAAGGTTTATCAAAATAAAAATTTAAATGAGAAAATCAAAACTCAAAATATTGATTCTTGGATAAAAACTTTACCATTTAAACCAACTAACGACCAAATAAATGCAATAAATGATATAAAGCAAGACCTAGCAAAAACAAGCACAAAAACAAGAATAGTAATGGGCGATGTTGGTTCTGGAAAAAGTTTAGTAATGTTTGCAGCAGCTTTAATGTGCTATCCAAAAAAAGTTTTACTTATGGCTCCAACTTCAATACTAGCTACTCAACTTTACAATGAGGCTAAAAGGTTATTGCCAGGTTATGTAAAAATTATGCTTTTGCAAAAAAGCCCCAGTAAAAGTATGATAAAACAAGCATTGGAGTGTAATTTTATTATAGGAACTCATTCTTTGCTTTATCAAGATTTTGATGATATTGCCCTTGTTATGGTTGATGAGCAACAAAGATTTAGCACAAAACAAAGAGAAAAATTAAGTAAGGCAAATTATGAAAATATTCAACCGCATTACATTGAATTTAGTGCAACTCCTATTCCAAGAACAACAGCTTTAATTCATAAAAATATCTTTTCTTATTCTTTTATAAAACAAATGCCTTTTAAAAAAGACATTCAAACAATCTTAATGAATGTAAAAGATAGTAATAATTTATTTTTACATATGGATGAAGAGATTAAAAAAAATAATCAAATAATTATAGTCTATCCACTTATTGAAGAAAGCAAAAATAGTATTTATAAACCACTTGAGAGCGTGCAAGAATTTTATATTAATAGATTTAGCAATGTTTATTCAACGCACGGAAAAGATAAAAATAAAGAAGAAATTATGAAAGAATTTTCTCAAAATGGCTCTGTGCTGCTTAGTACAACTATAGTTGAGGTTGGTATTTCTTTACCAAGACTTAGCATTATTGTAATAGTTGCACCTGAAAGATACGGGCTTTCAACCCTGCACCAGTTAAGGGGTAGGATAGGAAGAAATGGGGTTAAATCATATTGTTACTTACTTAGCAAAAATGAATTTTCTAATAGGCTTTGTGAATTTGCTAATACTCTTGATGGTTTTGAGATTGCACAAATTGATTTAAAAAATAGAAAAAGCGGAGATTTAATAGAAGGGCAAAATCAACACGGAGAACAGTTTAAGTATTTTGATGAATATAGCGATAGAGCGATAATTGAAGAAGTTTTAGCTAATAAATTATAA
- a CDS encoding 4Fe-4S binding protein, protein MQMRTDVGVWVDEKRCKACNLCVSYCPSGAIAMRDEPHAVLGKMIEVIHPEYCIGCRDCELHCPDFAIFVANPKEFKFAKLSEESKALAQKIKANNFQKIN, encoded by the coding sequence ATGCAAATGAGAACAGATGTTGGAGTTTGGGTAGATGAGAAAAGATGTAAGGCCTGTAATTTATGCGTAAGTTACTGCCCAAGTGGTGCTATTGCAATGCGTGATGAGCCGCATGCAGTGCTAGGAAAAATGATAGAAGTAATTCATCCTGAATATTGCATTGGTTGTAGAGATTGTGAATTACATTGCCCTGATTTTGCTATTTTTGTGGCAAATCCAAAAGAATTTAAGTTTGCTAAATTAAGCGAAGAATCTAAAGCTTTAGCACAAAAAATTAAAGCTAATAATTTTCAAAAAATAAATTAA
- a CDS encoding 2-oxoglutarate synthase subunit alpha: protein MREVISTGNMLIAQAAVDCGCTFFGGYPITPSSEIAHELSHLLPKAGGTFIQMEDEISGISVALGAAMSGAKAMTASSGPGISLKAEQIGLGYIAEIPLVIVNVMRGGPSTGLPTRVAQGDLFQAKSPSHGDMASIAIAPASLEESYNLTVTAFNYANKYSTPVFLLMDETVGHMNGKAVLPEIKDLKIEPRREFTGDAKDYKPYKADINEPATLNPFFKGYRYHITGLHHGDIGFPTEDGKIVDYNMRRLIGKIKNKVDEISLYEEYMLDDADICIIAYGSVSRAAKEAISRLRNEGIKVGLFRPITLYPVNETKIKEVCAKFKKVLVSELNMGQYLEEIQRVSKRDDFASLHRANGRPITPSELVAKVKENF, encoded by the coding sequence ATGAGAGAAGTAATATCAACAGGAAATATGCTAATAGCACAGGCTGCAGTTGATTGTGGCTGTACATTTTTTGGTGGTTATCCTATTACACCTAGTAGTGAGATAGCTCACGAGTTAAGCCATCTATTACCAAAGGCTGGTGGAACTTTTATTCAAATGGAAGATGAAATAAGCGGTATTAGTGTTGCACTTGGTGCTGCAATGAGTGGTGCAAAGGCAATGACTGCAAGTAGTGGTCCTGGAATTTCACTAAAGGCAGAACAAATTGGTTTAGGATACATTGCAGAAATTCCACTTGTTATTGTAAATGTTATGAGAGGTGGTCCTTCAACTGGTCTTCCAACTCGTGTAGCACAAGGTGATTTATTTCAAGCAAAAAGCCCTTCACATGGAGATATGGCAAGTATTGCTATTGCCCCTGCAAGTCTTGAAGAAAGTTATAATTTAACAGTTACTGCTTTTAATTATGCTAATAAATATTCAACTCCTGTGTTTTTATTAATGGATGAAACTGTTGGGCATATGAATGGTAAGGCTGTTTTACCTGAAATAAAAGATTTAAAAATAGAACCTCGTCGTGAATTTACAGGAGATGCTAAAGATTATAAACCTTACAAAGCTGATATAAACGAACCTGCGACATTAAATCCATTCTTTAAAGGTTATAGATATCACATAACTGGACTTCATCATGGAGATATTGGCTTTCCTACTGAAGATGGTAAAATAGTTGATTATAATATGCGTCGTTTAATTGGAAAAATAAAAAATAAAGTAGATGAAATATCTTTATATGAAGAATATATGCTTGATGATGCTGATATTTGCATTATTGCTTATGGTAGCGTTTCTCGTGCTGCTAAAGAAGCAATTTCTAGACTTAGAAATGAAGGTATTAAAGTAGGCTTATTTAGACCAATAACTTTATATCCTGTAAATGAAACTAAGATAAAAGAAGTATGTGCTAAATTTAAAAAAGTATTAGTAAGTGAATTAAATATGGGACAATATTTAGAAGAAATTCAAAGAGTAAGTAAAAGAGATGATTTTGCTAGCTTACACAGAGCTAACGGAAGACCAATAACTCCAAGTGAGTTAGTAGCTAAAGTAAAGGAGAATTTTTAA